A single Carnobacterium alterfunditum DSM 5972 DNA region contains:
- a CDS encoding DEAD/DEAH box helicase, whose product MEHTFEKFGLQPFLIDAINEIGFTQPTEVQQKLIPAIQNGKSVIGQSQTGSGKTHTFLLPLINKIDPSRNEVQVVITTPSRELAEQIYQAALQLVEKAPTKIIVQNFVGGTDKKRQMAKLVGTQPHIVIGTPGRILDLVTEKSLLIYTAPVLVIDEADMTLDMGFLTDVDQIASKLPEKLQMLVFSATIPIKLQPFLKKYMSNPLFEHIQPKEIISPTIENWLISTKGKDRIDVIYELLTIGQPYLVMIFANTKSKVDELADGLKSRGVKVAKIHGDIPPRERKRVMKQVQNLEYQFVVATDLAARGIDIEGVSHVINAEIPRDLSFFIHRVGRTGRNNLKGTAITLYSPSDENLIVDIEKLGITFEPKSIQKGEIVDTYDRKRRTTRENSATDKIDPKLKSMINKTKKKVKPGYKKKMSRAIKESGLKQRRVERRSQANVIKKANKKK is encoded by the coding sequence ATGGAACATACCTTTGAAAAGTTTGGGTTACAACCTTTTTTAATTGACGCAATAAATGAAATTGGTTTTACACAACCAACTGAAGTACAACAAAAACTTATACCGGCTATTCAAAACGGGAAAAGTGTTATTGGTCAATCACAAACGGGTTCGGGAAAAACTCATACATTTTTACTTCCATTAATAAATAAAATTGATCCATCACGTAATGAAGTACAAGTGGTGATCACTACACCAAGTAGAGAATTGGCAGAACAAATTTATCAAGCAGCACTTCAACTAGTTGAAAAAGCTCCTACTAAAATTATTGTACAAAACTTTGTAGGTGGAACAGACAAAAAACGACAAATGGCTAAACTAGTAGGAACACAACCACATATTGTTATTGGAACGCCAGGTAGAATTTTAGATTTGGTCACTGAAAAATCATTATTGATCTATACAGCTCCAGTATTGGTTATTGATGAAGCTGATATGACTTTAGACATGGGCTTTCTAACGGATGTTGATCAGATTGCAAGTAAATTACCAGAAAAATTACAAATGTTAGTTTTTTCAGCTACTATACCGATAAAATTACAACCATTTTTGAAAAAGTATATGTCCAATCCATTATTTGAACATATTCAGCCTAAAGAAATCATTTCCCCAACAATTGAAAATTGGCTGATTTCTACAAAAGGGAAAGATAGAATAGATGTAATTTATGAGCTATTAACAATTGGCCAACCTTATTTAGTAATGATTTTTGCAAATACTAAATCTAAAGTTGATGAATTAGCTGATGGTCTTAAATCTAGAGGAGTAAAAGTAGCCAAAATCCATGGCGATATTCCCCCACGTGAAAGAAAACGTGTGATGAAACAAGTACAAAATCTTGAATATCAATTTGTTGTTGCAACTGATTTAGCTGCACGCGGTATCGATATTGAAGGTGTGTCACATGTGATCAACGCTGAAATCCCAAGAGACCTTAGTTTCTTTATTCACCGTGTCGGTAGAACAGGAAGAAACAATCTTAAAGGAACAGCTATCACGCTTTACTCTCCAAGCGATGAAAATTTAATCGTAGATATCGAAAAATTGGGTATTACTTTTGAACCGAAATCAATTCAAAAGGGTGAAATAGTCGATACGTATGACCGTAAGCGCCGTACGACTCGTGAAAATAGTGCCACTGATAAAATTGATCCTAAATTAAAAAGTATGATCAACAAAACTAAGAAAAAAGTTAAACCAGGCTATAAGAAAAAAATGTCACGTGCTATCAAAGAAAGCGGTTTGAAGCAACGTCGAGTTGAACGTCGTAGTCAAGCAAATGTGATTAAAAAAGCAAATAAGAAAAAATAA
- a CDS encoding aldo/keto reductase, producing MGEPLVESIELYNGVKIPKLGLGLFLMKDEAELVNAVKYAVEVGYRHFDTAKIYGNEAYLARGLKEAGIKREDVFITSKVWNYDEGYEPTKAAFQESLNLLETDYLDLYLIHWATPKYVETWKAIVELYEEGKIKAIGVSNFQIHHLEELKNQGLMQPMINQIETHPELPQNELHEYMKENGIIHEAWGPLGQGKSELLNHPILTEIGKKYFKTPAQVIIRWHLDRGEVVIPKSTHENRILENSNVFDFSLTKEEIQQIDTLETGTRYGSDPDNQERIQQTLIRPV from the coding sequence ATGGGCGAACCGTTAGTCGAAAGTATTGAATTGTATAATGGAGTTAAGATACCTAAATTAGGTCTTGGATTATTTCTGATGAAAGATGAAGCTGAATTAGTAAATGCGGTTAAATATGCAGTTGAAGTAGGGTACCGTCATTTTGATACAGCTAAAATTTATGGAAATGAAGCATATTTAGCTCGTGGTTTAAAGGAAGCAGGAATTAAAAGAGAAGATGTCTTTATTACATCAAAAGTTTGGAATTACGACGAAGGATATGAGCCAACAAAAGCAGCCTTTCAAGAAAGTTTAAATCTGTTAGAAACTGATTATCTAGATTTATATTTAATTCACTGGGCTACTCCAAAATATGTTGAAACATGGAAAGCTATTGTAGAATTATATGAAGAAGGAAAAATTAAAGCAATCGGTGTTTCAAACTTCCAGATCCATCATCTTGAAGAGCTTAAAAACCAAGGATTGATGCAGCCAATGATCAATCAAATCGAAACACATCCTGAACTTCCGCAAAATGAATTGCACGAATACATGAAAGAAAATGGCATTATTCATGAAGCGTGGGGTCCTTTGGGTCAAGGGAAATCTGAGCTGTTGAATCATCCGATATTAACGGAGATTGGGAAAAAATATTTTAAAACTCCTGCACAAGTAATTATTCGCTGGCATTTAGATAGAGGAGAAGTCGTTATTCCTAAATCGACCCATGAAAATCGTATATTAGAAAATAGCAATGTTTTTGATTTCTCTTTAACTAAAGAGGAGATCCAACAAATTGATACATTGGAAACAGGAACAAGATATGGCAGTGATCCTGATAATCAAGAAAGAATCCAACAAACGTTGATCAGACCTGTATAG
- the zwf gene encoding glucose-6-phosphate dehydrogenase, whose protein sequence is MTTEQNVLFTIFGGTGDLAKRKLYPSLYRLYKKGIIKEQFAVIGTARREWTDDHYREIIIETIKDLIVSEEDAIEFASHFYYQSHNVNDSEHYVSLKVLAEKLEARYHIKGNRLHYLAMSPDFFGTITQQLNEQGLVSDTGFNRLIIEKPFGHDYETANILNEQIREVFDENQIFRIDHYLGKEMVQNISTVRFANNMIESMWNNRYIDNIQITLSEALGVEERGGYYDKSGALRDMVQNHILQVVSLLAMEPPAKLSDIDIRNEKIKALRAVRVFTPEEVKENFVRAQYDVGSNDDILLNKYQNELNVAEDSLTETFVAGKILIDTFRWKGVPFYIRTGKRLSEKGTQINIVFKNVPLNLFSEDAEEKLPSNVLTIFIQPTEGISLQINTKKTGIDLETETFDLMHQHSAETLANSPEAYEKLIFDCLNGDATNFTHWDEVASSWRFVDAIRKVWDQDKTNLPSYPSGSMGPAESDALLAKDGFYWYWNPISPDENEKK, encoded by the coding sequence ATGACAACTGAACAGAATGTCTTATTTACGATCTTTGGAGGGACCGGAGATTTAGCAAAAAGAAAATTGTATCCCTCTCTTTATCGCTTATATAAAAAAGGGATCATAAAAGAACAATTTGCTGTAATTGGAACTGCTAGAAGAGAATGGACGGACGATCATTATCGTGAAATAATCATCGAAACAATCAAAGACTTGATTGTTTCGGAAGAAGACGCGATTGAATTTGCTAGCCATTTCTACTACCAATCACACAATGTGAATGATTCAGAACACTATGTCAGTTTAAAAGTTCTGGCCGAAAAATTGGAGGCTCGCTACCATATTAAGGGCAATCGTTTACATTATTTGGCTATGTCCCCTGACTTTTTTGGTACGATCACTCAACAATTGAACGAACAAGGTTTAGTATCAGATACTGGATTTAACCGCCTGATCATTGAGAAGCCTTTTGGTCATGACTATGAGACTGCTAATATATTAAATGAGCAAATCCGAGAAGTCTTTGATGAAAATCAAATTTTCCGTATCGATCATTACCTTGGAAAAGAAATGGTGCAAAATATTTCTACTGTACGTTTTGCCAATAATATGATCGAATCAATGTGGAATAATCGCTACATTGATAACATTCAAATTACATTGAGTGAAGCTCTTGGAGTAGAAGAGCGTGGCGGTTATTATGATAAAAGCGGTGCCTTAAGGGATATGGTACAAAATCATATTTTGCAAGTAGTGTCTCTTTTAGCAATGGAACCTCCTGCAAAACTATCAGACATAGATATTCGCAATGAAAAAATAAAAGCTTTACGAGCTGTTCGAGTTTTCACCCCTGAAGAGGTGAAAGAAAATTTTGTTCGCGCACAATATGATGTAGGCTCTAACGATGATATTTTATTAAACAAGTATCAAAATGAACTGAATGTTGCAGAAGACTCACTAACAGAAACATTTGTTGCAGGAAAAATTTTAATTGATACATTCCGTTGGAAAGGCGTTCCCTTTTATATTCGTACTGGTAAACGTTTATCCGAGAAAGGCACACAAATCAATATTGTCTTTAAGAATGTTCCATTGAATTTATTCAGTGAAGATGCCGAAGAAAAACTGCCATCAAATGTATTAACTATTTTTATTCAGCCGACTGAAGGTATTTCTCTCCAGATCAATACAAAGAAAACCGGGATCGATTTAGAAACAGAAACATTTGATCTTATGCACCAACACTCAGCTGAAACGCTCGCAAATAGTCCAGAAGCCTATGAAAAGCTGATTTTTGACTGTTTGAATGGCGATGCAACGAACTTTACCCATTGGGATGAAGTAGCTTCCTCTTGGAGATTTGTTGATGCTATACGCAAAGTATGGGATCAAGATAAAACGAATCTTCCTAGTTATCCAAGTGGTTCTATGGGACCCGCAGAAAGTGATGCTTTATTGGCTAAAGACGGTTTTTACTGGTATTGGAATCCAATTTCTCCTGATGAAAATGAAAAAAAATAA
- a CDS encoding ISL3 family transposase has protein sequence MSHNNCIRTALDLKDKNIFFDEKFCEEKRIKGFRSKVFYATLTYKPTHCECCGMKNHAYSIVKNGYLTSRVKWVSSTHYATSIRLKKQRFLCRACGVTFVARSPEIEEGCFIAKRVKQSIAVELADTISIKDLSKRHFVSPTTVDRVLKQLNQSVKNTFKSLPQHLSFDEFQSVKNVEGKMSFIYSNADTHEPIDILPTRLLLALRRHFLRYPYKTRMNVKTIVVDMNAAYFTLVKDLFPNAKVIIDRFHIVQLISRSLNQTRVQTMKQFHTSNSEDLKNYRKFKRYWQLLLKDSDDLNFKDYRYQRLFKKPLPNTEIIDYLLTLDETLKATYDLYQNLLYYSKKNDYKGFKNLVLKASPKELSPFMQTALKTLRKHLPRIKHTFMYPYSNGALEGSINKIKVIKRVAYGYRNFQNFRCRILISFKAKKSSARRFSHAA, from the coding sequence ATGTCTCATAATAATTGTATCCGAACTGCACTTGATTTAAAAGATAAAAATATCTTTTTTGATGAAAAATTTTGCGAGGAGAAACGAATCAAAGGGTTCAGATCAAAAGTTTTCTATGCCACTTTAACGTACAAACCCACTCACTGTGAGTGTTGTGGGATGAAGAACCACGCCTACTCTATTGTAAAGAATGGGTATTTAACCTCTAGGGTTAAATGGGTCAGTTCGACTCATTATGCAACGTCTATTCGATTAAAGAAGCAGCGGTTTCTTTGTAGAGCATGCGGTGTTACCTTTGTTGCACGTTCTCCTGAAATTGAAGAAGGTTGCTTCATCGCTAAACGGGTCAAACAGTCTATCGCGGTTGAATTAGCCGACACTATTTCTATAAAAGACCTGTCTAAACGGCATTTTGTTTCTCCTACCACTGTAGACAGAGTCTTGAAACAACTCAATCAGTCTGTTAAAAATACCTTCAAATCCTTGCCGCAACACCTCTCTTTCGATGAATTTCAATCCGTTAAAAACGTCGAAGGAAAAATGAGCTTTATTTATTCGAATGCAGACACACATGAACCAATCGATATCTTGCCAACTCGGCTGCTACTAGCTTTACGCCGTCACTTTCTTCGCTATCCCTATAAGACGAGGATGAACGTAAAAACGATTGTCGTAGACATGAACGCGGCCTACTTTACATTAGTTAAAGATCTCTTTCCTAATGCTAAAGTGATCATTGACCGTTTCCATATCGTTCAGTTGATATCACGCTCGTTGAATCAAACCAGAGTTCAAACAATGAAACAATTCCATACCTCTAATTCAGAAGATTTAAAGAATTACAGAAAATTTAAAAGGTACTGGCAACTCCTGTTAAAGGATTCAGACGACTTAAATTTTAAGGATTACCGCTATCAACGACTCTTTAAAAAACCTTTACCGAATACAGAAATCATCGACTACCTACTTACGCTCGACGAGACTCTTAAAGCGACGTATGATTTGTATCAAAATCTTCTTTATTATTCTAAAAAAAATGACTATAAAGGGTTTAAAAACCTTGTACTTAAGGCTTCTCCTAAAGAGTTATCTCCTTTTATGCAGACTGCCCTTAAAACCCTGCGTAAACACTTGCCTAGGATAAAACATACTTTTATGTATCCCTATTCTAACGGTGCTTTAGAAGGGTCAATCAATAAAATAAAAGTCATCAAACGGGTTGCTTATGGTTATCGGAATTTTCAGAACTTTAGATGTCGTATTTTGATTAGTTTTAAAGCAAAAAAAAGCAGCGCGAGAAGATTCTCTCACGCTGCTTAA
- a CDS encoding DUF1189 domain-containing protein, with translation MHLFKDSLIHPEKLVQVITLKKGKVFLYFLFIAFITTIPLWIQSNQTIDDFSRDGQIIAESIPSFKIENNQLVTDEPVKSYIYQTDSIIFTFDPNGERTLDDVEQDLIGNLIGIAFLEDGLYFSLPDYPINFSYTQLNGLTSASFIDLILSVDSFGGILQIITFTILWLVSLLLTFLYTVLSTLFANILSMITGKQLNFGESFKLVLFASTLPNLFIAFLNSFGLIPSFQVEIKTIVTLFIYYLAIRTIPKPKKQS, from the coding sequence ATACATTTATTTAAAGACTCATTGATTCATCCAGAAAAACTTGTTCAAGTGATCACTTTAAAGAAAGGCAAAGTATTTCTTTATTTTTTATTTATCGCTTTTATTACTACCATCCCGCTTTGGATCCAAAGCAACCAGACGATAGATGATTTTAGCCGTGATGGGCAAATTATTGCAGAGAGTATCCCATCATTTAAAATAGAAAACAATCAGCTTGTTACAGACGAGCCCGTAAAGAGTTATATTTACCAAACGGATTCGATTATTTTTACCTTTGATCCAAATGGAGAAAGAACTCTCGATGATGTAGAGCAAGACTTGATCGGAAACTTAATAGGTATTGCTTTTTTAGAAGACGGCCTTTATTTTAGCCTTCCCGACTATCCGATCAATTTCTCTTATACTCAATTAAATGGCTTAACGAGTGCCTCTTTTATCGACCTTATACTTAGTGTCGATTCGTTTGGCGGAATTTTACAAATAATTACCTTTACTATACTATGGTTGGTTTCTCTACTTCTTACTTTCTTATATACTGTATTGTCTACTTTATTTGCAAATATTCTTTCTATGATTACAGGGAAGCAGTTAAATTTTGGCGAAAGTTTTAAACTTGTTTTATTTGCTTCTACGTTACCGAATTTATTTATTGCCTTTTTGAATAGTTTCGGTCTGATTCCTTCTTTTCAAGTAGAAATCAAAACAATAGTGACGCTGTTCATTTATTATTTAGCCATTCGAACTATTCCTAAGCCTAAAAAGCAATCTTAA
- a CDS encoding superoxide dismutase, protein MAYELPKLPYAYDALEPHIDQATMEFHHDKHHAAYVEKTNAALEKYPELAKKSIEELVTELNSVPEEIRTAIRNNGGGHANHSFFWEILSPAGGGEPTGALKEAIDATFGSFDKLKEAIETAGAGQFGSGWAWLVLNNGKLEVTSTANQDSPLTDGKTPIFGVDVWEHAYYLKYQNKRPAYLKAVWNIVNWAEVAKRYESAK, encoded by the coding sequence ATGGCATACGAATTACCAAAATTACCATATGCATATGATGCATTAGAACCACACATTGATCAAGCAACTATGGAGTTCCATCACGACAAACATCATGCAGCATATGTCGAAAAAACAAACGCTGCTCTTGAGAAATATCCTGAGTTAGCTAAAAAATCAATTGAAGAATTGGTAACAGAATTAAATTCAGTTCCTGAAGAAATCCGTACAGCTATCCGTAATAACGGTGGTGGACATGCTAACCACAGCTTCTTCTGGGAAATTCTTTCACCAGCTGGTGGCGGAGAACCAACCGGAGCTTTAAAAGAAGCTATCGATGCTACTTTTGGCAGCTTTGATAAATTAAAAGAAGCAATTGAAACAGCAGGAGCTGGCCAATTTGGTTCAGGTTGGGCTTGGTTAGTTCTTAACAACGGTAAATTAGAAGTAACTTCAACAGCTAACCAAGATTCTCCATTAACAGATGGAAAAACACCGATTTTTGGAGTAGATGTTTGGGAACATGCTTACTACTTGAAATATCAAAATAAACGTCCTGCTTACTTAAAAGCAGTATGGAATATTGTTAATTGGGCAGAAGTAGCAAAACGTTACGAATCAGCAAAATAA
- a CDS encoding YfhO family protein, translating into MQKIMQTFIQKQWPLLLAFFVPFLTLSTIYIFQGVYPFGNDSLLTVDLGQQYIDFFAYYRQTFFEDPSTFFYSFSKAIGGDMLGLWAYYLTSPFNLLFLLFPHTQITLAVTCLTLLKISLSGLSFGYLLKKAFNGTGFILAAFSISYALMGYTIVNQLNIMWLDGLIFLPLIVLGLERLIDKKAGLLYSIFLGIMLFANYYIAYMICLFLICYFIFRLVSVSYPKETPWKMKFKETLVSIGLFIWHSVLGAGLAGILLLPTFHALMESKASYTKFEFDWELAYPFSEMLSKLFIGAFNFEQMPSGYPNLFIGSLALVSFLCYFFNQSFSKRERLAALAVMILFVVSLNLEAFNKIWHAMQYPIWYPYRFSFVVCFFMLVNGFRSFMHYEGMRPISTFVSMVLTALVSFYVYNGEFDFIYTEQIILTILFTFMVIFLLIIKPQKYTWLPVVFFILTTIEMGLNAQIDLSRLSYVDQDNFTVYQTELDANIDAVQDMDGTFYRIEKTFLRTKNDSFQANYPSITHFSSTFERTIPALFGSLGFPVGDGFLAYSNGTLLTDALFNIQYYMSEKDAPYLVENNNSLETKNAGLKKTLAYAAKPPSLIDALVTPTVSDEKKAAFELSIMQTKPDLRSYKQIGETDRIFIYENQNALPLAFGSSSAILDVSLLEDQPIQLQETILHSLTGNQLAADYFVPSEFDSTVYQNVTLSDALNETTYQKQVLNNDASVSFQFTPETDDSFYLTLSPNIKDEDVELFLNGEPFTQYKTYRDQLILNLASQNKGDTITFKISLKESTIRLKDFQLYRLDSIAFDKAIQSLKTGGMTIEEYGNTSFKGTVNIQKGQDILMTTIPYSEGWAVKIDGVPVQTKQALESLLVVPIDEGKHVIELDYTVPLFFEGTILTLLSAALLLLTALLFEKTIKGGHL; encoded by the coding sequence ATGCAAAAAATAATGCAGACTTTTATACAAAAACAATGGCCCTTATTGTTAGCTTTTTTCGTCCCGTTCCTTACTTTATCGACTATTTATATTTTCCAAGGCGTTTATCCTTTTGGAAATGATTCTCTTCTAACCGTCGACTTGGGACAACAGTATATTGATTTTTTTGCTTATTATAGACAAACTTTTTTTGAAGATCCCAGTACATTCTTTTATTCTTTTTCTAAAGCTATTGGTGGGGATATGTTGGGGTTATGGGCTTATTATCTGACTAGCCCGTTTAACCTGCTGTTTCTGTTGTTTCCACATACTCAAATAACTTTAGCCGTAACTTGCTTGACCTTATTAAAAATCAGTTTAAGCGGACTAAGTTTTGGTTACTTATTAAAAAAAGCTTTCAATGGAACAGGCTTTATCTTAGCTGCTTTTTCTATCAGTTATGCGCTAATGGGATACACGATCGTTAATCAGTTAAATATTATGTGGCTGGATGGCCTCATTTTCTTGCCGCTTATTGTTTTAGGTCTTGAACGATTGATCGATAAAAAAGCCGGATTGCTCTACTCTATTTTTTTGGGCATCATGTTATTCGCAAATTATTACATCGCTTATATGATCTGTTTATTTTTGATTTGCTATTTCATTTTTCGTTTAGTCAGCGTTTCTTATCCAAAGGAGACGCCGTGGAAAATGAAATTTAAAGAGACCCTAGTTTCGATTGGCTTATTTATTTGGCATTCTGTATTAGGAGCTGGTCTAGCAGGTATTTTACTGCTTCCAACTTTTCATGCTCTTATGGAAAGTAAAGCCAGCTATACAAAATTCGAGTTCGATTGGGAATTAGCCTATCCTTTCTCTGAGATGTTATCAAAACTTTTTATTGGGGCTTTTAATTTTGAACAAATGCCTTCGGGTTACCCTAACTTGTTTATTGGCAGTTTAGCACTTGTTTCATTCTTATGTTATTTCTTTAACCAGTCTTTCTCAAAAAGAGAACGGCTAGCAGCTTTAGCTGTAATGATCCTGTTTGTTGTTTCCCTTAATCTAGAAGCATTCAATAAAATTTGGCATGCTATGCAGTACCCTATTTGGTATCCATATCGTTTTTCATTTGTAGTGTGCTTCTTCATGCTAGTGAACGGTTTTCGCAGTTTCATGCATTACGAGGGCATGAGACCCATTAGTACTTTTGTCAGCATGGTCTTGACCGCTTTAGTTAGTTTTTATGTGTACAATGGCGAATTTGATTTTATTTACACCGAACAAATTATTTTGACGATCCTATTTACCTTTATGGTCATCTTTTTACTCATTATCAAACCACAAAAATATACTTGGCTGCCTGTTGTTTTTTTTATTCTGACCACAATAGAAATGGGGTTAAATGCGCAAATTGATTTATCGCGCTTAAGCTATGTCGATCAAGATAATTTCACTGTTTACCAGACAGAACTGGATGCAAATATTGACGCTGTTCAAGATATGGACGGTACCTTCTACCGAATCGAAAAAACCTTTTTACGAACAAAAAATGACAGTTTCCAAGCTAATTACCCTAGTATTACTCATTTCAGTTCAACATTTGAACGTACTATCCCGGCTTTATTCGGTAGTCTTGGGTTTCCAGTGGGTGATGGTTTTCTAGCCTACTCTAATGGGACGTTGTTAACCGATGCCTTATTCAATATCCAGTACTATATGAGCGAGAAAGATGCGCCTTATCTTGTAGAAAATAATAATTCCTTAGAAACGAAAAATGCAGGATTAAAGAAAACTCTTGCTTATGCTGCAAAACCGCCTTCATTGATCGATGCATTAGTGACACCCACTGTTTCAGATGAAAAAAAAGCAGCATTTGAATTGAGTATCATGCAGACAAAACCTGATCTGCGTTCTTATAAACAAATCGGCGAAACCGATAGAATATTCATTTATGAAAATCAAAATGCCTTACCTCTTGCTTTTGGTAGTTCGAGTGCTATCTTAGATGTCTCTTTACTGGAAGATCAGCCTATCCAGCTGCAAGAGACTATCTTGCACTCTTTGACCGGGAATCAACTAGCAGCTGACTATTTTGTTCCATCTGAATTTGACAGTACCGTTTATCAAAACGTGACTCTATCTGATGCACTTAACGAGACGACCTATCAGAAACAAGTTTTGAATAATGATGCTTCAGTCAGTTTTCAATTTACACCCGAGACTGATGATTCTTTCTATTTGACCCTTAGTCCAAATATCAAAGATGAAGATGTAGAATTATTTTTAAATGGTGAGCCTTTTACTCAATATAAAACGTATCGTGATCAACTGATTTTAAATCTTGCTAGTCAAAATAAAGGAGACACGATAACTTTTAAAATCAGCTTAAAAGAATCGACTATCCGTTTAAAAGATTTCCAATTGTACCGTTTAGATTCGATTGCGTTCGACAAAGCCATTCAATCTTTGAAAACTGGCGGTATGACGATTGAAGAATACGGCAACACCTCGTTTAAAGGCACCGTAAATATCCAAAAAGGGCAAGATATCTTAATGACGACTATTCCCTATAGTGAAGGATGGGCTGTTAAGATCGATGGTGTTCCTGTACAAACGAAGCAAGCTTTAGAGAGCCTATTAGTTGTTCCAATCGATGAAGGCAAACATGTTATCGAATTAGACTATACCGTACCTCTATTTTTCGAAGGAACGATTTTAACACTTCTTTCAGCAGCACTGCTTCTCCTGACAGCTCTTTTGTTTGAAAAAACCATTAAAGGTGGACATTTATGA
- a CDS encoding pentapeptide repeat-containing protein yields MNSLIKIAQPRIPIQLTTANFDEIDHESYYTNCQFKDCTLSNTRLESVCFQHVVFINVTFDNCQFIRFECLDVTFEGCNISNNEWIGGTFHRIAFKDTKLLGTNFAESSIVDTHFDHCIGNYSSFNYASMKLVRFQDSSLIESEFFEVKWKKLDFVTCQLDRMSIMRTNLNGLNLSDSEFESLAVSINLVKGCKLNAGQALIIAHSLGILIV; encoded by the coding sequence ATGAATTCGTTGATAAAAATTGCTCAACCAAGAATACCCATTCAACTAACTACAGCTAACTTTGATGAGATCGATCATGAATCTTATTATACAAATTGTCAATTTAAGGACTGTACCCTTTCCAATACGCGGCTAGAGAGTGTTTGCTTTCAACACGTTGTTTTTATTAATGTTACTTTTGACAATTGCCAATTTATTCGTTTTGAATGTTTAGATGTTACCTTCGAAGGATGCAATATCAGTAATAATGAGTGGATCGGGGGCACTTTCCACCGCATTGCTTTTAAAGACACAAAATTGCTTGGCACTAATTTTGCTGAATCTTCGATCGTTGATACTCACTTTGATCATTGCATTGGAAATTACAGCTCTTTTAACTATGCTTCAATGAAGCTAGTCCGTTTCCAAGATAGTTCACTTATCGAAAGTGAATTTTTTGAAGTGAAATGGAAAAAATTAGATTTTGTAACGTGTCAATTAGATCGGATGTCTATTATGAGAACGAACCTTAATGGCTTAAATTTAAGCGATTCAGAATTCGAAAGTCTGGCAGTATCGATTAATTTAGTCAAAGGCTGTAAATTAAATGCCGGACAGGCTTTAATTATTGCGCATAGCCTAGGTATTCTGATTGTATAA